From Pigmentibacter ruber, a single genomic window includes:
- the lipB gene encoding lipoyl(octanoyl) transferase LipB, translating to MQIKYLGLLPYSDTLGIMESIHSEIVNNPSQEGIILVVQHPPTVTMGKRELYTDMLVPPEQLKYKGVAFHKIDRGGSVTVHEPGQIVIYPIFQIHEYQQTVRSYVNLLEEAMIETAALYGVKVQRDEINPGVWVGKNKIGAIGIRIKDKVTKHGIAFNVVNSLETFSNIIPCGLHGRGVINLQQAIKDLPTNNRKIPLLDYHDVEKYLAQTINNKLTMLN from the coding sequence GTGCAAATAAAATATTTAGGACTTTTACCATACTCAGATACTTTAGGAATAATGGAGTCCATCCATTCAGAAATTGTTAATAATCCTTCACAAGAAGGAATTATTCTTGTTGTGCAACATCCGCCAACAGTTACTATGGGAAAACGTGAGTTATACACAGATATGCTCGTACCACCTGAACAATTAAAGTATAAAGGCGTAGCTTTTCATAAAATAGATCGGGGTGGTAGTGTTACTGTTCATGAACCTGGGCAAATTGTAATTTATCCAATTTTTCAAATTCATGAATATCAACAAACTGTGCGTTCTTATGTAAATTTATTAGAAGAAGCAATGATAGAAACAGCTGCTTTATATGGGGTAAAAGTACAAAGAGATGAAATAAATCCAGGGGTATGGGTAGGAAAAAATAAAATAGGTGCAATAGGGATTCGAATTAAAGATAAAGTGACAAAACATGGAATTGCTTTCAATGTTGTAAATTCTCTTGAAACTTTTTCAAATATTATTCCTTGTGGATTACATGGCAGAGGAGTAATAAATCTGCAACAAGCTATTAAAGATCTACCCACAAATAATAGAAAAATCCCTTTATTGGATTATCATGATGTGGAAAAATATCTGGCACAAACCATAAATAATAAATTAACTATGTTAAATTAA